Proteins from one Penicillium digitatum chromosome 2, complete sequence genomic window:
- a CDS encoding Peptidase M48 gives MCQSMARAFRSACAYPLLSKPSYLKASSLANQTSRSYNISGPQLFPHWHTSLSSQAAPLSQPRPQSQLSFHTPSPTNRRTFFSSHQSSYQQRQSQYNRFRGSARQPIVFRLVQNAKPHHFVAIGVGISGLYLYNTEIVEMTGRRRFNCVSRHQELNMGEESYREVLSSERGKILPQNHPLTRMVDGVLQRLIPQVAIEGADWKVHVIKDDGMVNAFVLPGGKVFVYTGILPICKDEDGLAAVLGHEIAHVVAHHPAERMSNSFITLGAVFAISFLFDVSGQFSSFLLNLMYGLPNSRTQEAEADNIGLMMMSKACFNPEAAVKLWARMHEQEKQAPPQFMSTHPSSYNRMETIQGWLDKAEAIYEENGCSSVKGYMPGFRNAYNSHVSYLR, from the exons ATGTGTCAGTCTATGGCACGCGCTTTCCGGAGCGCATGCGCATATCCTTTATTATCGAAGCCTTCTTACCTCAAGGCCTCATCACTAGCCAATCAAACGTCACGCTCATACAACATCTCAGGGCCTCAATTATTTCCTCATTGGCATACCTCCCTGAGCTCTCAGGCCGCACCTCTAAGCCAACCCAGACCCCAATCACAACTCTCATTCCACACACCCTCCCCAACGAACCGGCGCACCTTCTTCTCAAGCCACCAATCCAGCTATCAACAAAGGCAGAGCCAATACAACCGATTTCGAGGCAGTGCTCGTCAACCTATTGTCTTCCGCTTAGTACAGAATGCAAAACCACACCACTTTGTTGCGATTGGCGTGGGAATATCCGGACTTTATCTATACAACACGGAGATAGTGGAGATGACCGGTCGACGACGGTTCAACTGTGTATCTCGTCACCAGGAGCTAAATATGGGCGAAGAGAGTTACCGCGAGGTCCTCAGTTCCGAGCGTGGGAAGATCCTACCCCAAAACCATCCTCTTACTCGCATGGTTGATGGTGTGCTGCAGCGATTGATCCCGCAGGTGGCTATTGAAGGCGCTGATTGGAAGGTCCATGTTATCAAAGATGATGGAATGGTTAATGCTTTTGTGCTTCCGGG GGGAAAGGTATTCGTCTACACTGGTATATTGCCCATTTGTAAAGACGAGGATGGCTTGGCTGCTGTGCTGGGACATGAGATTGCTCATGTTGTGGCTCATCACCCTGCAGAACGTATGAGCAACAGTTTCATTACTTTGGGAGCTGTGTTCgctatttctttcttgttcGATGTTTCCGGGCagttttcttctttcctgTTGAATCTCATGTATGGCTTGCCGAACTCGCGGACGCAAGAG GCTGAAGCAGACAATATCGGTCTAA TGATGATGTCTAAAGCCTGTTTTAACCCCGAGGCAGCTGTCAAACT ATGGGCTCGCATGCATGAACAGGAGAAACAAGCTCCTCCGCAGTTTATGTCCACTCACCCATCG AGTTACAACCGAATGGAAACCATTCAAGGATG GCTCGACAAGGCTGAAGCCATCTACGAGGAGAATGGGTGCAGCTCTGTCAAAGGATACA TGCCTGGTTTCCGAAATGCTTACAACTCGCATGTCTCGTATCTGAGATGA
- a CDS encoding Tetratricopeptide-like helical produces MARSLVSPLQWRQLHQTLCPPAHALRHHRAQACTARAVTDSNTAPLKRPFHTTQIRSAIRPSRKAPSVRKEERRGVPRNELIARGGVKLDRDGFWNSYCTAHVEPTLAEFKQFTRQLYETYKNFIPPGVNLATFASVGEQLIRLSHSQLPSASLVRSISIDVDAVYRISLILADLQKGQFIYQWALTSCAKANSRRALVELVNRYISTEGVDIYQNTECIAKVKDLALKDEFPHAIMLYAKLLIWRGENAEAARLLEQKILPFLQPTRKQPTLWEDIKLLDNFDSPWRMYAVAIEKEQGLAGIQKATRRAAVEFHDPIAMADFAISVLETEAPDKFEVYESYMAAAALGGHTPACFHLANFYYRTSQGEFTTEAERNAKKREEANAARNAFLQRFEPIANWIYTIFNQPMDRKTYRMLAMDWYELAFDKGSNEAGYILAMLFREDGNMEKSREVYNLTAQKGLPTLLSKKGLVEMKEKWEDQTFQPGLPPQLLRLA; encoded by the exons ATGGCCAGGTCATTAGTTTCGCCACTGCAGTGGCGTCAATTACACCAAACTCTCTGCCCACCAGCCCACGCCTTGCGTCACCACCGTGCGCAAGCTTGCACCGCTCGAGCTGTCACTGATAGCAACACAGCTCCCTTGAAACGACCCTTCCACACCACTCAAATTCGATCAGCTATCAGGCCTTCTCGCAAAGCACCATCTGTTcgaaaagaagagaggaggGGCGTACCCCGGAATGAGTTGATAGCCCGAGGTGGAGTGAAACTAGACCGTGATGGGTTTTGGAATAGTTATTGTACTGCGCATGTTGAACCAACGTTGGCTGAATTTAAGCAATTCACTCGCCAACTTTATGAGACGTATAAGAACTTTATACCGCCAGGTGTCAACCTGGCGACGTTCGCATCTGTGGGTGAACAGTTGATCAGGCTATCGCACTCACAGCTCCCTTCCGCAAGTCTTGTTCGGAGTATCTCAATAG ATGTCGATGCCGTTTATCGAATCTCGCTTATTCTTGCAGATCTTCAGAAAGGCCAGTTCATTTATCAATGGGCGTTGACCAGCTGCGCAAAAGCAAATTCGCGCCGAGCCCTTGTCGAACTCGTGAACCGGTATATCAGTACAGAAGGTGTGGACATTTACCAGAACACCGAGTGCATAGCGAAGGTCAAAGACTTGGCTCTCAAAGATGAATTCCCTCATGCAATTATGCTATATGCCAAACTGCTCATCTGGCGTGGCGAGAATGCAGAAGCCGCCCGGCTGCTCGAGCAGAAGATTCTACCATTTCTACAACCAACTCGCAAACAACCTACCCTTTGGGAGGATATTAAGTTATTGGACAATTTCGATTCGCCCTGGCGGATGTACGCTGTTGCTATTGAGAAAGAACAGGGTCTAGCGGGCATCCAGAAGGCTACGCGCCGAGCCGCCGTGGAGTTCCATGACCCGATCGCCATGGCTGACTTTGCCATCTCGGTGTTGGAAACGGAGGCCCCCGACAAATTCGAGGTTTATGAGTCGTACATGGCCGCCGCTGCATTGGGGGGACACACTCCAGCCTGCTTTCACCTTGCCAATTTCTATTATCGTACCTCTCAAGGCGAATTCACCACCGAAGCAGAGAGAAACGCCAAAAAGAGGGAGGAGGCTAACGCCGCGCGTAACGCCTTCTTGCAACGGTTCGAACCTATCGCTAATTGGATTTATACGATATTCAACCAACCCATGGATCGCAAAACATACCGCATGCTCGCGATGGACTGGTACGAGCTTGCTTTTGATAAGGGAAGCAACGAGGCTGGGTATATCCTGGCGATGCTCTTCCGCGAGGATGGTAATATGGAGAAGAGCCGTGAGGTGTACAACCTTACTGCTCAGAAGGGCCTTCCGACCTTGTTGTCGAAGAAAGGCCTGGTGGAGATGAAGGAGAAGTGGGAAGATCAGACCTTCCAACCTGGCTTGCCTCCTCAGCTGTTGAGGCTTGCTTAG
- a CDS encoding Velvet factor: protein MPHPNRHEPRQIIQSTSYERRILGAPPTGPRLPALVLPERSADPRHMFSSDNPYLNTQPMPQSPPLQTYQQPPGSSDARGYYNPFEERIYPTSSHARDYDSHRSWTYDVESQHSSSSAAMPSPVWSDKSAATHSFNPILPSSHQDSKPPSRNANCRMPHGFDKILHHDPDPQSPSPPPPPRRPSTQSRYHLHIRQQPIAARACGAGDRDRRPVDPPPIVQILLADFDSNSQEDRDLLQDPRFTVGCLLFPVSPSLPWAEPTETHPRERKRDHDRDQDRDQNPDLERERARESERETDGIARTDDNFSTPLLSGKAFMSPFYVDADPDPNSAPAHPSSMIDPHPETSPHNVYNHAASRLHQPATFFIFADLSIRSAGLYRLQFRLMNWGSVEDTGQSMPILAEAWSNPFHVYPAKDFPGMRDSSILAEGLKELGFVELKTRGHGKGKGKKRR from the exons ATGCCCCATCCAAACCGCCATGAACCTCGCCAGATCATACAGAGCACGAGCTATGAGCGCCGTATACTCGGGGCGCCGCCCACTGGTCCAAGGCTCCCCGCCTTGGTTCTTCCTGAGAGAAGCGCAGATCCACGACATATGTTCTCATCCGACAATCCCTACTTGAACACACAACCTATGCCACAATCGCCACCTCTGCAAACATATCAGCAACCCCCAGGAAGCTCTGATGCCCGCGGTTATTACAACCCATTTGAAGAGAGAATATATCCAACTTCGAGCCATGCCCGTGACTACGATAGTCACCGGAGCTGGACATACGACGTGGAGTCCCA ACACAGCAGTTCTTCCGCAGCCATGCCAAGTCCCGTCTGGTCGGACAAAAGCGCAGCGACCCACTCATTCAATCCCATACTACCCAGTTCTCACCAAGATTCAAAACCACCATCCCGAAATGCAAACTGCAGAATGCCACACGGCTTCGACAAAATTCTTCACCATGATCCAGACCCACAATCACCATCGCCTCCTCCGCCACCCAGACGACCATCCACCCAATCCCGATACCATCTCCACATCCGACAACAGCCCATCGCAGCACGAGCCTGCGGCGCAGGTGACAGAGACCGCCGACCCGTTGACCCTCCCCCAATCGTGCAGATTCTCCTTGCCGACTTTGACTCCAATTCCCAAGAAGACCGGGATCTCCTCCAAGACCCCCGCTTCACCGTGGGATGTCTACTGTTCCCCGTCTCGCCCTCTCTACCATGGGCCGAACCAACAGAAACACATCCCCGCGAGCGCAAGCGCGATCATGACCGAGATCAAGACCGGGACCAGAATCCTGATCTAGAACGAGAACGAGCAAGAGAAAGTGAACGTGAAACAGATGGCATCGCCCGCACAGATGACAACTTCTCAACGCCATTACTATCCGGCAAAGCCTTCATGTCCCCCTTCTATGTCGACGCAGATCCGGATCCTAATTCCGCTCCCGCACATCCATCTTCCATGATCGATCCTCATCCCGAAACCTCCCCTCACAACGTCTACAACCACGCCGCCTCGCGTCTTCACCAACCAGCTACCTTTTTCATCTTTGCGGATCTCTCGATTCGCTCGGCGGGCCTTTACAGGCTGCAGTTCCGATTGATGAATTGGGGTTCTGTTGAGGATACGGGGCAGTCAATGCCAATTCTTGCGGAGGCGTGGTCTAATCCGTTCCATGTGTATCCTGCAAAGGATTTTCCTGGGATGAGGGATTCGTCGATTCTTGCAGAGGGGTTGAAGGAGCTTGGGTTTGTGGAGTTGAAGACGAGGGGCCATGGGAAggggaaagggaagaagaggcgGTGA
- a CDS encoding Zinc finger, RING-type: MWKRSPRSEDNSGNDSTQHHPNELGLLGRSKKSKKFQLQESSSRSPLRSFRSFTRGRSVLDRPNSSLSNQTDITRPRAASTFAGSINSADTERVGQPAHSNLSRTAFNSRSGRTAGPMEVDRTHTRRERTFVGSECAVCDEPLEHTLRGERVLQLSCSHVSHEACFYEFLRECDGQYCPTCNAPLSLDTSRGGNVLDIEKISNIVRSVTSNDTATVRSGLTTPTPTPWEQSSSRRAPSESGSRYTSGTREIPPYNSTREPSYNHSKEPSYNPSRDSSYHRRDSRDNGSQRERVERLTVGSNPHRPHSRNGSAAGSSGDYHEGQHTSSGRRHDYDVQAMESDLSPRPKVAKNPIPAPIVTVRSEFPTMNRSRQQQTLTCLITVEVPDANWRPDLDDLRHTLSGQSQPDEPYAGQFGGQDARSIQYEPTENMEEVAEELRSRVDNWHGLEFQRFGKLRLHGHMRVGKDRDSWQELECYLFGEMLICVKEKKSADPQFDVSRRRKPARCSLKGSILIKKHLKSIEVSPDEPILSLNLSVAELPCFYLRFQNRNQLETWRRFLIDLHPEAISRHDYDYDNSGAEEDDYRGNRGIQRQASINSSYGAGKSINTAITDYTSPDYTVPDAGFSAINTVHIPLDLVVVIPVSSSMQGLKITLLRDALKFLVQNLGPRDRMGLVTFGSSGGGVPLVGMTTKSWAGWPKILESIRPVGQKSLRADVVEGANVAMDLLMQRKFNNPVSTILLISDSSISDPESVDFVVSRAEAAKVSIHSFGLGLTHKPDTMIELSTRTKGSYSYVKDWMMLRECVAGCLGALQTTSHQNVKLKLRLPEGSPAKFVKISGALHTTKRATGKDAEAALGDLRFGEKRDVLVQLVIQPDNATQDNMPQDPWESLVSGLEALGGGSDGDETRVVSVEEVPLIQADLTYGDLLRDGHLTHSPRPSLLAITMLPPNPRARGPQSLTPPIPPHPSIVQRRMELLTSDMLTRALTLVSRGQHDRAMHLLNETRSILKGLGKGGLPPLPPGASRPDSDADSRGDTPLSATSPSFGGTHSSASDTNTITPTSAVDAQTMTALNADLDSALEWINHPAVFSRDSRKAVLQSIGVISSQRAYTFRTPSEAHWAQRVSGVRRLTERSQDWRETGDDALTEE, translated from the exons ATGTGGAAACGTTCACCTAGATCAGAGGACAACTCTGGGAACGACTCAACTCAACATCATCCAAATGAGCTGGGTCTCCTAGGTCGATCCAAAAAGTCCAAAA AATTTCAATTGCAGGAATCTTCCTCTCGTTCACCTCTTCGTTCCTTTCGCTCATTCACCCGAGGCCGAAGCGTGTTAGACCGGCCTAACAGCAGTCTTTCCAACCAGACCGATATCACCCGGCCAAGAGCTGCCTCGACTTTCGCTGGATCAATTAATTCTGCTGACACAGAGCGCGTTGGTCAACCTGCACATTCAAATCTCTCACGAACTGCATTTAATTCAAGATCGGGACGGACTGCAGGCCCAATGGAGGTAGATCGTACCCACACACGGAGGGAGAGGACCTTTGTCGGGAGTGAATGTGCCGTTTGCGATGAACCCTTGGAGCATACCCTACGCGGCGAGCGTGTTCTGCAGCTCTCGTGCTCCCATGTCTCTCACGAAGCCTGTTTCTATGAATTTCTGCGGGAATGCGATGGACAATACTGCCCAACCTGCAATGCGCCATTGTCCTTGGACACAAGTCGCGGTGGAAATGTCTTGGACATCG AGAAAATTAGTAATATTGTTCGCTCAGTGACGTCGAATGATACCGCTACAGTACGCAGTGgcttgacaacaccaacaccaactCCATGGGAGCAGTCGTCCAGTCGACGAGCACCGAGTGAGTCTGGTAGTCGCTACACCTCGGGTACCCGAGAAATACCACCTTACAACTCTACGAGGGAGCCATCTTACAACCACTCAAAAGAACCATCCTACAACCCCTCGAGAGATTCATCCTATCATCGACGAGATAGCCGTGATAACGGCAGCCAGCGTGAACGCGTAGAGCGATTGACTGTGGGCTCTAATCCCCATCGACCCCATTCCCGGAACGGCAGCGCGGCCGGCTCATCGGGCGACTACCATGAAGGCCAGCATACTAGCAGTGGACGGCGCCATGACTACGATGTTCAAGCTATGGAGTCCGACCTCAGTCCTCGCCCTAAGGTCGCCAAGAATCCCATTCCCGCACCGATAGTCACTGTCCGAAGCGAGTTTCCGACTATGAACCGATCTCGCCAACAGCAGACCCTCACGTGTCTGATTACGGTTGAAGTGCCAGATGCCAATTGGCGTCCTGACCTAGATGATTTACGACACACGCTTTCGGGACAGTCGCAGCCGGATGAACCATACGCAGGACAATTTGGTGGACAGGATGCGCGATCGATCCAGTATGAACCAACGGAGAATATGGAAGAAGTGGCCGAGGAATTGCGCAGCCGGGTGGACAATTGGCATGGCCTTGAGTTTCAACGGTTTGGCAAGCTGCGCCTCCACGGACATATGCGCGTGGGCAAGGATCGGGATTCCTGGCAGGAGTTGGAATGCTATCTCTTCGGAGAGATGCTTATCTgtgtcaaggagaagaaatcGGCTGACCCCCAATTTGATGTGAGCAGGCGACGCAAGCCTGCTCGTTGCAGTCTCAAGGGCTCAATTTTGATTAAGAAGCATTTGAAATCCATTGAGGTGTCACCCGATGAACCTATTCTCTCTTTGAACCTTTCTGTCGCCGAGCTGCCTTGTTTCTACCTTCGCTTCCAGAATCGCAATCAGCTTGAGACGTGGCGTCGGTTTTTGATTGATTTGCACCCAGAGGCCATTTCACGCCATGACTATGACTACGACAATTCGGGGGCGGAGGAGGACGATTACCGTGGTAACCGTGGAATTCAACGACAGGCATCTATCAACTCGTCTTACGGCGCGGGGAAATCTATCAATACCGCCATTACAGACTACACCAGCCCCGACTACACGGTCCCCGACGCTGGATTCTCTGCAATCAACACCGTTCACATTCCCCTCGATCTTGTCGTGGTAATTCCGGTATCCTCGTCCATGCAAGGCTTGAAGATTACTCTCCTGCGTGATGCCCTCAAATTCCTCGTGCAGAACCTGGGCCCTCGGGACCGGATGGGCCTGGTGACGTTTGGCTCGAGTGGTGGAGGTGTGCCCCTTGTTGGTATGACCACCAAGTCCTGGGCTGGATGGCCCAAGATCCTCGAATCGATCCGGCCGGTTGGCCAAAAGAGTCTCCGTGCGGATGTGGTTGAAGGTGCCAACGTCGCCATGGATCTTCTGATGCAGCGCAAATTCAACAATCCCGTTTCGACCATTCTTTTGATCAGCGACTCTTCTATCTCCGACCCTGAAAGCGTTGATTTCGTGGTTTCGCGCGCGGAAGCTGCCAAGGTCAGCATCCACTCGTTTGGACTTGGATTGACCCACAAGCCTGATACTATGATCGAGTTGTCCACTCGTACCAAGGGATCTTACTCATATGTGAAGGATTGGATGATGTTGCGAGAATGTGTTGCTGGGTGCCTCGGCGCGTTGCAGACAACTTCCCACCAAAACGTCAAGTTGAAGCTCCGCCTACCTGAAGGGTCACCCGCCAAGTTTGTTAAGATTAGCGGCGCTCTTCACACCACAAAGCGTGCAACTGGTAAAGATGCCGAAGCCGCACTGGGAGATCTCCGATTCGGTGAAAAGCGCGACGTCTTGGTTCAACTTGTCATTCAGCCTGACAATGCTACGCAGGACAACATGCCGCAGGATCCGTGGGAGAGCCTAGTTTCCGGACTGGAGGCTCTCGGCGGCGGTTCGGATGGCGATGAGACACGAGTCGTGAGTGTTGAAGAGGTCCCATTGATCCAGGCTGATCTCACCTACGGCGATCTGCTTCGCGATGGCCATCTCACTCACTCCCCCCGTCCTTCGCTTCTGGCCATTACTATGCTGCCTCCTAATCCTCGGGCCAGGGGCCCGCAATCTTTGACCCCCCCAATTCCTCCCCATCCTTCGATCGTACAGCGTCGCATGGAGCTACTCACTTCCGACATGCTGACCCGTGCTCTTACTCTGGTTTCTCGGGGCCAGCATGATCGCGCAATGCACCTTCTCAATGAGACGCGCAGCATCCTCAAGGGCCTCGGCAAAGGTGGCCTACCACCTCTGCCCCCGGGTGCTTCCCGGCCCGATAGCGATGCCGACAGCCGCGGCGACACCCCACTCTCGGCCACCTCTCCTAGCTTCGGTGGAACTCATTCATCCGCATCCGACACCAACACCATCACACCAACCTCCGCGGTCGATGCTCAGACGATGACTGCCCTGAACGCAGATCTGGACTCTGCCCTGGAGTGGATCAACCACCCGGCAGTCTTCAGCCGTGATTCACGCAAGGCAGTGCTACAGAGCATTGGCGTGATCTCCTCACAACGTGCCTACACCTTCCGCACTCCATCCGAAGCCCACTGGGCCCAGCGCGTCTCCGGCGTGCGTCGGTTGACAGAGCGATCTCAAGACTGGCGCGAGACTGGCGACGATGCTTTGACGGAGGAGTAG
- a CDS encoding T-complex protein 1, theta subunit, putative produces MSLSIPGPSQAGLFKPGYQSHDAEDGAVIRNIEACQAISGTVQTSLGPYGRNKIVINHLQKMILTSDAATILRELDVVHPAAKLLVMASQQQDAEMGDGTNLVIVLAGELLKKAEELIRMGLKTSDIVSGYEKAQNFALSVLEELEVDRLQDMRSATELSKALRTVVASKQSGTEDTLAALVAEAVLAVLPKNPLNFNVDNVRVVKIMGGSLEQSKVVRGMVFPREPDGIVKKASKAKVGVFSCPIDISQTETKGTVLLKNAKEMMDFTAGEEDRLEIAIKELYDSGLRVVVAGSTVGDLAMHYLNRFNILVIKILSKFELRRLCRVVGATPLARLGAPMPDEMGQVDVVETTEIGGDRVTVFRQEDANAITRTATIVLRGATQNHLEDVERAIDDGVNVVKAITKDPRLVPGAGATEIELVERISNFADRTPGLPQYAIRKFAEAFEVVPRTLAESAGLDATEVLSRLYTAHHRTTAPGESSSVNEEGSSSEEEEPYWTTGVDLEIGDSDGTLDTVEEGILDLMATKMSAIRLASESARTVLSVDQIIVSRQAGGPKPPKGGGDWDQD; encoded by the exons ATGTCGCTATCAATTCCCGGTCCCTCCCAGGCGGGGCTATTCAAGCCCGGGTACCAGAG TCACGATGCCGAAGATGGAGCCGTTATCCGTAACATCGAAGCCTGCCAGGCTATCTCAGGAACCGTCCAGACCTCCCTGGGCCCCTATGGCCGCAACAAGATCGTCATCAACCACCTGCAAAAGATGATTTTGACCTCCGACGCGGCCACGATCCTTCGTGAGTTGGATGTTGTTCATCCCGCTGCTAAGCTGCTTGTTATGGCGAGTCAGCAGCAGGATGCGGAGATGGGCGATGGTACCAACTTGGTTATCGTGCTGGCCGGTGAATTGTTGAAGAAGGCAGAGGAGTTGATCCGCATGGGTCTCAAGACGAGTGATATTGTTTCCGGATACGAGAAGGCTCAGAACTTTGCCTTGTCGGTTCTAGAGG AGCTCGAGGTCGACAGACTCCAGGATATGCGATCGGCTACAGAATTGAGCAAGGCTCTCCGCACAGTGGTGGCCTCTAAGCAGTCCGGCACGGAGGATACCTTGGCTGCGTTGGTTGCGGAGGCGGTTCTGGCTGTGTTGCCCAAGAACCCCCTTAACTTCAACGTCGACAATGTGCGAGTGGTTAAGATCATGGGTGGTAGCTTGGAACAGTCCAAAGTGGTGAGGGGTATGGTTTTCCCCCGGGAGCCCGATGGAATTGTCAAGAAGGCCAGTAAGGCCAAGGTCGGTGTTTTTAGCTGCCCCATCGATATCAGCCAGACCGAGACCAAGGGCACAGTGCTCCTGAAGAACGCCAAGGAGATGATGGACTTCACCGCGGGTGAGGAGGATCGTCTAGAGATTGCTATTAAGGAGCTCTACGACTCCGGCCTCCGTGTGGTCGTTGCCGGTTCCACTGTTGGCGACTTGGCCATGCACTACCTCAACCGTTTCAATATTCTGGTTATTAAGATTCTGTCTAAGTTCGAGCTCCGCCGCTTGTGTCGCGTGGTCGGTGCCACACCTCTGGCTCGCCTGGGTGCTCCCATGCCCGATGAGATGGGCCAGGTCGATGTTGTCGAGACCACCGAGATTGGCGGTGACCGAGTCACCGTCTTCCGCCAGGAGGATGCCAACGCCATTACCCGCACAGCAACCATTGTCCTGCGCGGTGCTACTCAGAACCACCTGGAGGACGTCGAGCGTGCCATCGACGACGGCGTCAACGTCGTCAAGGCCATCACCAAGGACCCCCGTCTCGTGCCCGGTGCCGGTGCCACGGAGATCGAGCTCGTGGAGCGCATCTCCAACTTTGCCGACCGAACCCCCGGTCTGCCCCAGTACGCCATCCGCAAGTTCGCCGAGGCCTTCGAGGTCGTTCCCCGCACTCTTGCCGAGTCTGCCGGTCTCGATGCCACCGAGGTTCTCTCGCGTCTGTACACCGCACACCACCGTACCACGGCTCCTGGCGAGTCATCTTCTGTAAACGAGGAGGGCAGCTCGTCTGAAGAGGAGGAACCATACTGGACTACAGGTGTGGATCTTGAGATTGGCGACTCCGACGGTACTCTGGACACTGTCGAGGAGGGCATTCTGGATCTTATGGCTACAAAGATGTCTGCGATCCGTCTGGCCAGTGAGTCTGCCCGGACAGTGCTGAGTGTCGACCAGATCATTGTCTCGAGACAGGCAGGTGGTCCCAAGCCTCCGAAGGGTGGAGGTGACTGGGACCAGGACtag
- a CDS encoding mitochondrial 54S ribosomal bL12m domain-containing protein, with protein sequence MSFSTQVASRCARQLSGSVRPSSLRIVTSATHLTARRTPSSRRCESTQATPAAATNPKISQIVDQISTLTLLETADLVSSLKTRLNIPDLPVGGFAMAAGGAPGAAAAVEEEEAAPAAAEKTLFNLKLESFEPTSKPKVIKEIKTMLGLSLVDSKKFVESAPKILKESVPKEEAEKLIETFKAIGAKATME encoded by the exons ATGTCCTTCTCCACCCAGGTCGCATCCCGCTGCGCTAGACAGCTCTCCGGCTCCGTCCGCCCGTCCTCCCTGCGCATTGTGACCTCCGCTACACACCTCACAGCCCGGCGCACACCTAGCAGCCGGCGATGCGAATCCACCCAGGCAACCCCTGCTGCTGCTACCAACCCTAAGATCTCCCAGATTGTCGACCAGATCAGCACATTGACTTTGCTCGAGACTGCCGATCTAGTTTCTAGCTTGAAG ACCCGCCTGAACATCCCCGATCTTCCCGTTGGCGGTTTCGCCATGGCTGCTGGTGGTGCCCCCGGTGCGGCCGCTGCCgttgaagaggaggaggctgCTCCCGCCGCTGCCGAGAAGACGCTGTTCAACCTGAAGCTCGAGTCGTTCGAGCCTACCTCCAAGCCCAAGGTCATCAAGGAGATCAAGACCATGCTCGGCCTGTCGCTGGTGGACAGCAAGAAGTTTGTCGAGTCTGCGCCTAAGATTCTGAAGGAGTCTGTGCCCAAGGAGGAGGCGGAGAAGCTCATTGAGACGTTCAAGGCGATCGGTGCCAAGGCGACTATGGAGTAA